The Deltaproteobacteria bacterium genome includes the window GATCGGAACCCGTGCCTTCGGCAGCGATCCGACGATCGTCTCGGACCTCGGCTGTGCCGTCATCGACGGACTGCAAAAGGAAATCATCGCCTGCGGCAAGCATTTCCCCGGCCACGGCGACACCTCTCTCGACTCGCACCTAACCCTCCCCGAAGTCCCTCACGGGATCGATCTCCTGCGCCGGCGGGAGCTGATCCCCTTCATCCGGGCCGTCGCCTGCGGTGTGGAATCAATCATGACGGCCCATGTCCTCTACCGGCCGATCGACCCGGATTATCCGGCCACACTTTCCCCCAAGATCGTGCAGGGAATCCTCCGCAAGGAACTCCATTTCAATGGGGTCGTCTTTTCCGATGACCTGGAGATGAAGGCCGTGGAGGATCATTTCGGGATCGAAACCTCGTCGATCCTTGCGCTGCAGGCCGGAGTCGATTCCCTCCTGATCTGCCATCATCCGGAGAAACAGGAAAAGGCGATCGAGGCGGTGACCCGCTCCGTGGAAGAGGGAGCGATTTCTCTTTCCCGGATCGAGGAATCGGCGGGACGGATCCTTGATCTCAAGAGACGTCGGCTGTCGCCGAAACCTTCGATCGACTTCACTGAAGCGGAAGAGACCGCGGGATGGCCGGAACACCGAAAACTGGCGGAAGAAATCGAGCGCCCGCAGGGTGGAAAAGGATCGTGAGGCCCGGCCCCATTCAGGCCGGGGAGACAAGAGACGACTGAAAGAAGGAACTCTCCTTGACCAGACGATGCAGGTCGTGACCGGACTGATCCCATTTTTCCAGAAGGACCTCCGCCGGGCACTTCCCCGCCCCCAGGATCAGCTCTTCGAGCGGCCCGAGCAGTTGGACCTCCTCGCCCAGCCGGGAAAGCCCCTCCCGTGCAATCCGTACCAGTTCCCGGGCCAGATCGAGAAGAAGCGTCCCCCGGATCTTTGCATGCAGCCCCAGGCGGCAGACCGATGCATGCAGTTGCCTCCGCTCCGAAAAGGACCAGTCCCGCACTAATTCCCAGGCAGCCTTCCGGGCGCCGTCATCATAGAGGATCCCCATCCAGAAGGCCGGCACCGTTATCACCATCCCCGGCGCCTGCCCGTCCACACCCCGGATCTCCAGGTACTGCTTCAGACGGACCTCCGGGAAGAGGGTACTCTGATGGAGATCCCAATCCTCCCGGATGGCATGAAAACCCTCAACCCCCTTTTTGAGATACTCTCCGAAAGGGATACCCTTCATCGGGATCCACTCCCCCTCCCGGATGATGAACAACATCGGCACTGCCAGCGCGTAGTGAAGATAATCCTCAAAGGCGGCGTCCTCCCCGAAGGCAAAAGGGAGGAGACCGCATCGGTCCGGATCGGTATGCATCCAGACATGCTCCCGCATCGTCATAAAACCGTTCGGCCGTCCGCCGGAAAGGGGGGAGTTGGCATACATGGCCGAGACGATGGAGGTGATCCCCATGGCCGTCCGGAACTTCTCCATGGCATCTTCCTCACTGGTGTAGTCGAGGTTGACCTGAACGGTGGCGGTCTCCTTCATCATGGTGTGCGCCAGGCGTCCCTGCTTTTCCAGGTAGGGCGCCATGATGCCGTAGCGGCACTTGTTCACAAAGGGGATCTCATCGGCCCGGCTCACGGGGTGCATCCCGGCGCCGATAAAATCGACGGCAAGGTCCTCCGTTACCCGGCGAAGCTGTGTCACGTATGAAGAGAGCTCATCCCGGACCCCGCCAAGACCGGGAGAAGGCTTCCCGGAGAGTTCGAGCTGCCCCCCCGGTTCGAGGGTGATGTTGGAGCCGTTCGCCCCGAGAAGACAGATCAGTTCCCCCCCTTCACACTGGGGACCCCACTGCGGTTCTTCCAGCAACCGGTCCAGGATGAGATGAACCCCCGGCACCCCGTTGTAGCCGACCGCACGAGCCGAATCCGGATCGACGCCGAGAAGTTCGAACTCTCCCCCGATGGAAAGACGGGCCGGATCCTTGCACCCCTCCCGAAAATAACGGGACAGGTCATCAAGAGTAATGCGTCGTGATTCAGTCACCACCATCGAGGTTCCTCCGGGGTTTGCCGTTGACGACAGCCCCGATCATTTGTTAAAGTTATTCAAAGTTCGTATTATAATTCTGAAAGGCCTCTCTGTCATCCGAAAAGAAAGCCTTCCTGTCATAACAAAGGAAGTCAATGGCGGCGCTGAAAATCGGCTTTATCATCGACCCCATAGAGACGATCCGCCCCGACGAGGACTCTACCTACCTCTTCATGCTGGAGGCACAACGCCGGGGGCACGAGATCTTCTACATGACCGTTCCCGACCTCTTCATGAAGGGAAACCGTCCGGGCGCCTCGGGCGTCCGGCTGGAAGTCTTCCGAGACAAAGAATACTACCGTCTCGGGAAAAAGAAGACCCTCGACCTGAACGGGTTCGACATTCTCTTCATGCGAAAGGACCCCCCCTTCAACCTCGAGTACTATACGGCTACGCTGATCCTGGAACGGGTCAATCCATCCACACTGGTCATCAACGACCCGAAGGGACTTCGAAACAACAATGAAAAAGCAAGTACGCTCCGTTTCCCCGGGCTGACCCCCGAAACACTGATTACCCATCGAATCGATCAGTTGCAGCGTTTCCTTGACGACGTGGGTGGTGAGATGATCGTCAAGTCCCTCTTTCGATCCTACGGAAGGGAGGTCCTCTACGTCAACCGGGAAGGGATGAACTGCAACACCCTGCTCGAGATGGCCACACGGGACGAGACCCGTTTCGTCATGGCCCAGCGCTACCTCTACGAGGCGGCCGACGGGGACAAGCGGATCATTCTGTTAAACGGCGAGCCGGTCGGCGCCGTCCTCTGGCTCCCGCCGGAGAAATACGGGGACAAGCCCCCCATCCGGACCCCCTGGCGGGAGGTCAAGACGGAACTGACGGAACGGGAACGGTTCGTCTGTGAGACCATCGCTCCCCACCTGAAAGAGAACGGCCTCTATTTTGCGGGAATCGATATGATCGGAGGCTACCTGACGGAGATCAATATCACCAGTCCCACATGCCTTCATGAAATCAACCGGCTCAACCATGTTCATCTCGAGGAAAAGGTGATTGATTTTGCGGAAGAGGAACAAAGGCGCAGGGCAGCATCCGGAAGATAGGCGGGGAACACCCCGTACGGGCCGTCACCCCGGCTGCATACTCCGGGCAGCCTCCCCGACCAGCGCCTTGATGATCTTTGCTTTTCCGTCTCCCTCCCCCGCGATCAATTCGGGGTGCCACTGCACCCCCAGGGCAAAGCGATGACGACCGCTTTCGATCCCCTCAACCACCCCGTCTTCGGCCCGGGCATTGACGATCAACCCTTCTCCCAGCTTCCGGACCGACTGGTGATGGGAACTGTTGACAGGGAGCCGGGGCCTTCCGACGATGGATGAGAGGAGCGTACCGGAAACCACTTCAATCGTATGGAGCGGGTCTTGCTCCTTCTTCCTTTCATGGTTCATCGCACCTGCAACCTGTTCGAGAATATCCTGATAGAGACTCCCCCCGAAAAGAACGTTCAAGAGCTGTTCGCCGCCGCAGATCCCGAGGAGGGGAAGATCCGCCACCAGCGCCAGCCGGGTGATCTCCATCTCAAAGGCGGTCCGTCGATCCTTGACCTTCCCTTCGGTGACCGACCAGACTTCTCCGTAGAGAACGGGATCGATATCGAAGGCGCCGCCGGTGACGATCAGGCCGTCGATCCGGTCGACCAGGCGGGGGACCTCCCCGGTGGAGACATAAGGAAGGATCAGGGGAATCCCGCCGGCCTCTTCCACGGCCGTCACATACCGCTCGTAGAGAAAGTATCCTCCTGCCTTCTTTTCTCCCCGCTCCTCAAAATCGGGGGTGATCCCGATGGCCGGTTTCATGGAGCTCGTCTCTCTTTCCGGAGGATCCTTCCCGGCCGCGCCCCGGTATGGCGACCCTCCTCCACCACGACCGTTCCGTTGACCCAGACGCGTTCGATCCCCCGGGGGGGTTGTTTCGGATCTTCGTAGGTGGCCGGATCTTCGATCCGGTCCGGGTCGAAGAGGACCAGGTCCGCGGCAAGCCTTTCCCGGATCCGTCCCCGACCGCGGACACCGACTCTTTCCAACGGCTGGGAGGTCATCTTCCGCACCGCCTCCTCCAGGGTGAGGAGCCCCTCCTCACGGACGAACTGCTGCAGGACCCTCGGGCAGGTGCCGTAAGCGCGGGGATGGGGGTTTCCCTCTCCGAGAGGACCGTCAAAGGCCTTGGCGCCGCTGTCGGAGCCGATCATGACATAGGGTTTCTTCAGGATTCGGCGGAGGTTGTCCGGACTCATGGTAAAGTAGATGGCATCGACCATGTTCCGTTCGGCAATGAGAAGATCGGCGACGAAATCGATCGGCGCCTTCCCCTCCGTTTCGGCACATTCCAGAACACGCCGCGCCACAAAATGCTCATGCTCCGGACGGGTCACGGCACAGATCATGATGTTGGCAAAATAGTCCGGCTCGGGATGTTCCCGGAGGATCTCTTCGGCCATCCGTGACCGTTCGGTCCGCTCGGCAAGCCGTGCCAGGAGCCGCTCCACACCCCCCTCAAAGGTCCAGTCGGGAAGGACCGCGGAGAGCCCCGTGTTGGAGGCCGTATAGGGATAGCGGTCACAGGCGACATCGATACCGCGGCGGCGGGCAGACTCGATGCGGTCAAACACCTCCTCCAGTTTTCCCCAGTTCTTCCGTCCCGAGGTCTTCAGATGAGAGATCTGCAGGGGGACTCCGGACCGGCCGGCGACGGCAATTACCTCGTCGATCGCCTCCAAGAGCCGGTTTCCCTCACTTCGCATATGAACGGCAAAGATCCCTCCTTTTTCGGCAACCGCCTTGCACAGGGTCACCAGTTCATCGGCATCCGCAAAACAGGCCGGCGGATAAATCAATCCCGTGGAGAGGCCCAGCGCCCCCTCCTCCACGGCCCGGCAAAGAGTCGAGATCATGGTCTTCCGTTCTTCCGGCGAGGGTGCCCGGTTACTTCCGTACATTGCGGAAGAACGGATCGTATTGTGCCCGGCGAGGAGCCCGAAGTTAACCGACATCCCGGTCTCGGAAAGATGACGATAATAGTCGCCCACCCCTTCCCAGGGGAGCGAGAGGCCGAAGAGGTCGCGGTAGGTCTTGATGCGCTCCTCCCGGATCCGTCCGAAGATCGGCGCCGCCGAATAACCGCAGTTTCCACCGATCTCCGTCGTCACCCCCTGCAGGACCTTGCCTTCCGCCCGGGGGCCGATCAATAGATAATAATCGGAATGGGAATGGATATCGACGAACCCGGGGGCCGCAGCAAGGCCCGTCCCGTCGATCTCCCGCTTCCCCTTTGCGGGGCAGTGGGGCCCTACGAAGGCAAACCGCTCCCCTTCGACCCCCAGATCCCCGACAAAGGAAGGATCACCGCTGCCGTCCACGATCCGCACATTTCGAATGACATAATCCATTTATTCATCCCGGTAAAGACGTTTATAATTTTCCAGGTTCCGCAATACCCGCTTCACATACCCCCGGGTCTCCCGGAAGGGGATCGACTCGATCCGCTCATCCACATCAAGGTCCTTGGTCTTCTCCCACCAACGGTCGGAAGGGCGTTCACCGGCATTGTAGCTTGAGAAAACCCGGACCAGGTCACCGCCGGACCGTTGAATGAGGTTGTTCAGATACCGGACACCAAAGGCAATATTGGTCTCCGGATCGAGAAGAGACTCCGGGGTAAAGGTTTCCACCCCGAGATCCCGGGCAATCAATTCACCGGTCGGAGGGATGATCTGCATCAGCCCGCGGGCATCCGAAAGAGAGATGCTGTCCACCTGATAAAGACTCTCCTGCCGCATCACCGCCAGGACCAGGAAGGGATCGATCCCATACCGGCCCGATTCTCTCCGGACCGTCTCCCAGAAGGCGCGGGGGTAGAGATACCTTTTGAAGAAGGGAGAATCTCCGCCGTTGACTGCGCTGTAATGATTCGTACTAACCCGGTACATCCAGCGGACGGCGTCGTAGAAATTGCCGCTCCGCTCGTAGAGATCCCCCACGTAACAGAGGTTCTTGTCCTTCTTTTCCAGAAGGTCCGCGACGGCGCGGAT containing:
- the gshB gene encoding glutathione synthase; its protein translation is MAALKIGFIIDPIETIRPDEDSTYLFMLEAQRRGHEIFYMTVPDLFMKGNRPGASGVRLEVFRDKEYYRLGKKKTLDLNGFDILFMRKDPPFNLEYYTATLILERVNPSTLVINDPKGLRNNNEKASTLRFPGLTPETLITHRIDQLQRFLDDVGGEMIVKSLFRSYGREVLYVNREGMNCNTLLEMATRDETRFVMAQRYLYEAADGDKRIILLNGEPVGAVLWLPPEKYGDKPPIRTPWREVKTELTERERFVCETIAPHLKENGLYFAGIDMIGGYLTEINITSPTCLHEINRLNHVHLEEKVIDFAEEEQRRRAASGR
- a CDS encoding glutamate--cysteine ligase translates to MVVTESRRITLDDLSRYFREGCKDPARLSIGGEFELLGVDPDSARAVGYNGVPGVHLILDRLLEEPQWGPQCEGGELICLLGANGSNITLEPGGQLELSGKPSPGLGGVRDELSSYVTQLRRVTEDLAVDFIGAGMHPVSRADEIPFVNKCRYGIMAPYLEKQGRLAHTMMKETATVQVNLDYTSEEDAMEKFRTAMGITSIVSAMYANSPLSGGRPNGFMTMREHVWMHTDPDRCGLLPFAFGEDAAFEDYLHYALAVPMLFIIREGEWIPMKGIPFGEYLKKGVEGFHAIREDWDLHQSTLFPEVRLKQYLEIRGVDGQAPGMVITVPAFWMGILYDDGARKAAWELVRDWSFSERRQLHASVCRLGLHAKIRGTLLLDLARELVRIAREGLSRLGEEVQLLGPLEELILGAGKCPAEVLLEKWDQSGHDLHRLVKESSFFQSSLVSPA
- the nagZ gene encoding beta-N-acetylhexosaminidase: MQQIGQLFVCGFEGIRPNGTILRLIREYGIGGVILFSRNIETPRQTAELVQELQAAAKIPLFIGIDQEGGRVSRLPSPFTRFPGNDALGRTASGRLACRFGRAVGKELAVVGINLDFAPVLDINTRPDNPVIGTRAFGSDPTIVSDLGCAVIDGLQKEIIACGKHFPGHGDTSLDSHLTLPEVPHGIDLLRRRELIPFIRAVACGVESIMTAHVLYRPIDPDYPATLSPKIVQGILRKELHFNGVVFSDDLEMKAVEDHFGIETSSILALQAGVDSLLICHHPEKQEKAIEAVTRSVEEGAISLSRIEESAGRILDLKRRRLSPKPSIDFTEAEETAGWPEHRKLAEEIERPQGGKGS
- a CDS encoding D-aminoacylase, with the protein product MDYVIRNVRIVDGSGDPSFVGDLGVEGERFAFVGPHCPAKGKREIDGTGLAAAPGFVDIHSHSDYYLLIGPRAEGKVLQGVTTEIGGNCGYSAAPIFGRIREERIKTYRDLFGLSLPWEGVGDYYRHLSETGMSVNFGLLAGHNTIRSSAMYGSNRAPSPEERKTMISTLCRAVEEGALGLSTGLIYPPACFADADELVTLCKAVAEKGGIFAVHMRSEGNRLLEAIDEVIAVAGRSGVPLQISHLKTSGRKNWGKLEEVFDRIESARRRGIDVACDRYPYTASNTGLSAVLPDWTFEGGVERLLARLAERTERSRMAEEILREHPEPDYFANIMICAVTRPEHEHFVARRVLECAETEGKAPIDFVADLLIAERNMVDAIYFTMSPDNLRRILKKPYVMIGSDSGAKAFDGPLGEGNPHPRAYGTCPRVLQQFVREEGLLTLEEAVRKMTSQPLERVGVRGRGRIRERLAADLVLFDPDRIEDPATYEDPKQPPRGIERVWVNGTVVVEEGRHTGARPGRILRKERRAP
- a CDS encoding gamma-glutamyl-gamma-aminobutyrate hydrolase family protein, whose amino-acid sequence is MKPAIGITPDFEERGEKKAGGYFLYERYVTAVEEAGGIPLILPYVSTGEVPRLVDRIDGLIVTGGAFDIDPVLYGEVWSVTEGKVKDRRTAFEMEITRLALVADLPLLGICGGEQLLNVLFGGSLYQDILEQVAGAMNHERKKEQDPLHTIEVVSGTLLSSIVGRPRLPVNSSHHQSVRKLGEGLIVNARAEDGVVEGIESGRHRFALGVQWHPELIAGEGDGKAKIIKALVGEAARSMQPG